A single region of the Novosphingobium sp. SL115 genome encodes:
- a CDS encoding LLM class flavin-dependent oxidoreductase — translation MKLSVLDLVSVVEGGTVREALDNSAAAAKVAEECGYQRYWVAEHHGMEGIASAAVAVTLAHIGQATSTIRIGSGGIMLPNHSPLVIAEQFGTLDALFPGRIDLGLGRAPGADQRIVRALRKDTNRAAEDFPSDVVELQMQFAGDPRVPLQAVPGKGAAPQLWILGSSLFGAQLAAMLGLPYAFASHFAPDHLDSALKMYRERFQPSAQLDAPYCAAAINVVAADSDEEGQLLASSMDQGFVALRTGNPGKLKPPVPGYRDSLPGPALAMLEHVRQVSTAGTVATVRDGLAAFAERTGVDEVIVAASLFDQEARRKSLRLTAQAARELA, via the coding sequence ATGAAACTTTCCGTCCTCGATCTGGTCAGTGTGGTTGAGGGCGGGACGGTGAGGGAGGCGCTGGATAATTCCGCCGCCGCTGCAAAAGTGGCGGAGGAATGCGGGTATCAGCGCTATTGGGTGGCCGAACATCACGGAATGGAAGGCATTGCCAGCGCGGCTGTGGCGGTAACGCTGGCGCATATCGGGCAGGCGACGTCGACTATCCGCATCGGTTCGGGTGGGATCATGCTGCCCAACCATAGCCCCCTTGTTATTGCTGAACAATTTGGCACGCTGGACGCGCTGTTTCCGGGGCGGATCGACCTTGGCCTTGGCCGTGCGCCGGGGGCGGACCAGCGCATTGTGCGGGCTTTGCGCAAGGATACCAACCGCGCGGCCGAAGATTTTCCGAGCGACGTGGTGGAATTGCAGATGCAGTTTGCAGGCGATCCGCGGGTGCCGTTGCAGGCCGTTCCGGGCAAGGGCGCGGCGCCGCAATTGTGGATTCTGGGTTCCAGCCTGTTCGGTGCGCAGTTGGCCGCGATGCTGGGCCTGCCTTATGCCTTCGCATCCCACTTTGCGCCCGATCACCTTGATTCTGCGTTGAAAATGTATCGCGAACGGTTCCAGCCATCGGCGCAATTGGACGCGCCCTATTGCGCGGCGGCGATCAATGTCGTGGCGGCGGACAGCGATGAAGAGGGGCAGCTTCTGGCATCGTCGATGGATCAGGGTTTTGTCGCGCTGCGCACCGGAAATCCGGGCAAATTGAAGCCGCCGGTACCGGGGTATCGCGATAGTCTGCCCGGCCCTGCGCTGGCCATGCTGGAGCATGTGCGGCAGGTGAGCACGGCGGGGACGGTGGCGACCGTGCGTGATGGCCTGGCCGCATTTGCCGAGCGGACCGGCGTGGACGAAGTTATTGTTGCAGCATCACTTTTCGATCAGGAAGCGCGCCGAAAATCGCTGCGGTTGACCGCGCAGGCGGCTCGCGAACTGGCATGA
- a CDS encoding alpha/beta fold hydrolase produces the protein MTDISRFTLPSGQQMAYRFAPGALPAVVFLPGYMSDMEGGKAQATLQWAKAQGRACLLLDYTGCGLSDGAFADGSLSQWRDEVAALIDHLELASVQLVGSSMGGWLMLLIVEKLGDRAKAMVGLAPAPDFTEWGFSQSQRIELAAGRTIFEDNPYGPEPTPTHARFWSDGERHKRLGAEIAFDGPVRLLHGQADPDVPWEVSLKLARALRSADVQVHLIKDGDHRLSRDQDIALLLRELAGLHEG, from the coding sequence ATGACTGATATTTCGCGCTTTACCCTGCCTTCGGGCCAGCAGATGGCCTATCGCTTTGCCCCTGGCGCGCTTCCCGCCGTGGTGTTCCTGCCGGGCTATATGTCCGATATGGAGGGCGGAAAGGCGCAGGCCACGCTGCAATGGGCCAAGGCGCAGGGCCGGGCCTGCCTGCTGCTGGACTATACCGGCTGCGGGTTGAGCGACGGGGCCTTTGCCGATGGCAGTCTGTCGCAATGGCGGGACGAGGTTGCCGCCCTGATCGACCATCTGGAACTGGCTTCGGTCCAGCTTGTCGGGTCCAGCATGGGCGGCTGGCTGATGCTGCTGATCGTGGAAAAGCTGGGGGACCGGGCCAAGGCGATGGTCGGCCTTGCCCCCGCGCCGGACTTTACCGAATGGGGTTTCTCCCAGTCGCAGCGCATCGAACTGGCAGCGGGCCGCACGATCTTTGAAGACAATCCCTATGGCCCGGAACCCACGCCTACCCACGCGCGGTTCTGGTCCGATGGCGAACGGCACAAACGGCTGGGGGCAGAGATCGCTTTCGATGGCCCGGTGCGGCTGTTGCACGGGCAGGCAGACCCTGATGTGCCCTGGGAAGTCTCGCTTAAACTTGCCCGTGCGCTGCGTTCAGCCGATGTGCAGGTCCACCTTATCAAGGACGGTGACCATCGCCTGTCGCGCGATCAGGATATTGCCCTGCTGCTGCGCGAACTGGCCGGACTGCATGAAGGATAA
- a CDS encoding helix-turn-helix transcriptional regulator — translation MKNRLKVLRAERDWSQADLAEKLEVSRQSVNAIETGKYDPSLPLAFRIADLFGLPIEAIFQKGE, via the coding sequence GTGAAAAACCGCCTCAAAGTCCTGCGTGCCGAACGCGACTGGAGCCAGGCTGATCTTGCCGAAAAGCTGGAGGTCAGCCGCCAGTCGGTGAACGCCATCGAAACCGGCAAATATGACCCGTCGCTCCCGCTCGCTTTCCGCATCGCCGACCTGTTCGGCCTGCCGATCGAAGCTATTTTCCAAAAAGGCGAATGA
- the thrS gene encoding threonine--tRNA ligase, giving the protein MSELLKITLPDGSVREVAPGSTPADIAAAIGPGLFKAALAAKVDGELVDLSRPFTADAQLALVTAKDEAEALDLARHDFAHILAEAVQALFPGTQITFGPSTDDGFYYDFAPKDRPFTDEDLPAIEAEMRKIIAANKPLRREEWSREQLISRWKQQGESFKAEWAAELPGDEPLTVYWSGDDWLDMCRGPHLPSTGKLDAQAFKLTRVSGAYWRGDQKNAMLSRIYGTGWLNKKQLDAHLTRLEEAARRDHRKLGGEMDLFHLQAEAHGSVFWHPKGYIIWRELEAYMRRAIDGAGYREVKTPQVMDARQWEQSGHWGKYRENMFVIPDEVPNVDDEGPVISGEADWMALKPMNCPAHVLIFRQGIKSYRDLPLRIYENGCCHRNEPHGALHGLMRVRQFTQDDAHIFCREDQIVAEVQAFCELADRVYKHFGFTYSIKLALRPEKRFGTEEMWDMAERELRDAVVRAGLATEEYGWEELPGEGAFYAPKLEWHLTDAIGRTWQVGTIQSDRVLPDRLDASYIGEDGEKHRPVMLHRAIFGSYERFIGILIEHFAGRLPVWLSPVQAVVATIVSDADDYARDALARLKAAGIRAETDLRNEKINYKVREHSLQKVPYLLVVGKREAEEGTVAIRILGEQHQKVMPLDEAIALLKGEAMAPDLR; this is encoded by the coding sequence ATGTCCGAGTTGCTGAAGATCACCCTGCCCGACGGTTCCGTGCGAGAAGTTGCGCCCGGCAGCACTCCGGCGGACATCGCCGCCGCAATCGGCCCCGGCCTGTTCAAGGCGGCGCTGGCCGCGAAAGTGGACGGCGAACTGGTGGACCTGTCTCGCCCGTTCACCGCCGACGCGCAACTGGCGCTGGTGACCGCAAAGGACGAGGCCGAAGCGCTGGACCTTGCCCGGCACGACTTCGCCCACATTCTGGCCGAAGCGGTACAGGCGCTGTTTCCGGGCACGCAGATCACGTTCGGTCCCAGCACCGACGACGGGTTCTATTACGACTTCGCGCCAAAGGACCGCCCGTTTACCGACGAAGATCTGCCTGCCATCGAGGCGGAAATGCGCAAGATCATTGCCGCCAACAAGCCGCTGCGCCGCGAAGAGTGGAGCCGCGAACAGCTTATCAGCCGGTGGAAGCAGCAAGGCGAAAGCTTCAAGGCCGAATGGGCCGCCGAACTGCCGGGCGATGAACCGCTGACCGTGTACTGGAGCGGGGACGACTGGCTGGATATGTGCCGCGGCCCGCACTTGCCCAGCACCGGCAAACTGGACGCGCAGGCGTTCAAGCTGACGCGCGTTTCGGGCGCGTATTGGCGCGGCGACCAGAAAAACGCGATGCTTAGCCGCATCTATGGCACCGGCTGGCTGAACAAGAAGCAGCTTGATGCCCACCTGACCCGGCTGGAAGAAGCTGCGCGGCGCGACCACCGCAAGCTGGGCGGCGAGATGGACCTGTTCCACTTGCAGGCTGAAGCCCACGGCAGCGTGTTCTGGCACCCCAAGGGCTATATAATCTGGCGCGAGCTGGAAGCCTATATGCGCCGCGCCATCGATGGTGCGGGCTATCGCGAGGTGAAGACCCCACAGGTGATGGACGCGCGCCAGTGGGAACAGTCCGGGCACTGGGGCAAGTATCGCGAGAACATGTTCGTGATCCCCGACGAAGTGCCGAACGTGGACGATGAAGGCCCGGTGATTTCGGGTGAGGCCGACTGGATGGCCCTGAAGCCGATGAATTGCCCGGCACACGTCCTGATCTTCCGCCAAGGCATCAAATCCTATCGCGACCTGCCGCTGCGCATCTATGAAAACGGCTGCTGCCACCGCAACGAACCGCACGGCGCGCTGCATGGGCTGATGCGCGTGCGCCAGTTCACGCAGGATGACGCGCACATCTTCTGCCGCGAAGACCAGATCGTGGCCGAAGTGCAGGCCTTCTGCGAACTGGCCGACCGCGTGTACAAGCACTTTGGCTTTACCTATTCGATCAAGCTGGCGCTGCGCCCTGAAAAGCGCTTCGGCACTGAAGAGATGTGGGACATGGCCGAGCGTGAATTGCGCGATGCCGTGGTGCGCGCAGGCCTCGCTACTGAAGAATACGGCTGGGAAGAACTGCCTGGCGAAGGCGCGTTTTATGCGCCCAAGCTGGAATGGCACCTGACCGACGCGATTGGCCGTACCTGGCAGGTGGGCACGATTCAGTCCGACCGCGTGCTGCCCGACCGTCTGGATGCCAGCTATATTGGCGAAGATGGCGAAAAGCACCGCCCGGTTATGCTGCACCGCGCGATCTTCGGCTCCTACGAACGCTTCATCGGCATTTTGATCGAGCACTTTGCAGGCCGTCTGCCCGTGTGGCTCTCGCCGGTGCAGGCGGTGGTGGCGACCATCGTTTCGGATGCGGACGATTATGCCAGGGATGCACTGGCTAGGTTGAAGGCGGCGGGCATCCGCGCCGAGACCGACCTGCGCAACGAAAAGATCAACTACAAGGTCCGCGAACATTCGCTGCAGAAGGTTCCTTACCTGCTGGTGGTGGGCAAGCGCGAGGCCGAGGAAGGCACCGTGGCGATCCGCATTCTGGGCGAGCAGCACCAGAAGGTCATGCCGCTGGACGAAGCCATCGCCCTGTTGAAGGGTGAAGCGATGGCGCCGGATCTGCGATAA
- the modA gene encoding molybdate ABC transporter substrate-binding protein codes for MKALFRALLLMLLAMAGAGPATAQGRGPLVLAAASMQEALTDAADRWAALKHLRPVLSFAASSALARQVEAGAKADLFISADEEWMDYVQAKGLLRANTRARLAGNALVLIARKDSRVALNVGAGFPLARALGGGRLAMADPAAVPAGRYGRDALMKLGVWDGVAGKVAAAENVRAAMALVERGAAPLGIVYATDARASARVRVVGVFPAASHAPITYPVALLKASADPQAEAFRRFLIGREGRAILARRGFTVR; via the coding sequence ATGAAAGCCCTGTTTCGCGCGTTGTTGCTGATGCTGCTGGCCATGGCGGGGGCTGGTCCTGCCACGGCGCAGGGGCGCGGGCCGCTGGTGCTGGCGGCGGCGAGTATGCAGGAAGCCTTGACCGATGCGGCGGACCGCTGGGCGGCGCTGAAGCATCTGCGCCCGGTGCTGTCGTTCGCCGCATCATCCGCACTGGCGCGTCAGGTTGAGGCCGGGGCGAAGGCGGATCTGTTCATTTCGGCTGACGAGGAATGGATGGACTACGTTCAGGCCAAGGGCTTGCTTCGGGCGAACACGCGCGCGCGGCTGGCGGGCAATGCGCTGGTGCTGATCGCGCGCAAGGATAGCCGGGTGGCGCTGAACGTTGGGGCCGGGTTTCCGCTGGCGCGGGCGCTGGGCGGCGGGCGGCTGGCCATGGCTGATCCGGCGGCAGTTCCGGCAGGGCGTTATGGCCGCGATGCGCTGATGAAACTGGGCGTGTGGGACGGTGTTGCGGGCAAGGTGGCTGCGGCGGAAAACGTGCGCGCGGCGATGGCGCTGGTGGAGCGCGGGGCCGCGCCGCTGGGCATCGTCTATGCCACCGATGCGCGGGCTTCCGCGCGAGTGCGGGTGGTGGGTGTGTTTCCGGCTGCGTCCCATGCGCCGATCACTTATCCGGTGGCGCTGCTGAAAGCGTCTGCCGATCCGCAGGCCGAGGCGTTCCGGCGGTTTCTGATCGGGCGTGAAGGGCGGGCCATTCTGGCGCGGCGCGGGTTCACCGTTCGCTGA
- a CDS encoding NAD-glutamate dehydrogenase gives MASTTATTTSAADAVAAPPSDQLSLALAERFAAALLPDEARDFDPVRLAEAARFVTAAAAVRKGSDPAITMESVSGSESGGRHLRIAVVNDDMPFLVDSIASTMTAQGLTIDRLVHPVVAVRRDAEGRLSEFPAGDAAGERRESIVYLETERADARQRRVLLGALEETLADVRAAVADWSQMQAAMRDDAATLADPEGAALLRWLADGMLTQLGCVVRHRDGTQERPLGVCRTSAPELMADASFERAFRWFEAGGAGGEGRAPLIVKANHIANVHRRVPLDLFIVPRMEGGQVVALSVHAGVWTSAALAATPDRVPRLRTQLAALMDKFGFSPNGHAGKALVHAMTALPHDLLISFADADLERVATAMMSLVDRPRPRLALVEAPLARHLFAFVWLPRDALSTQVRLAIRDMLEAAAGAQVLDWALQVEGSTLAMLRFVLDVRERDARADEDALDLQLQAMVRGWTGAVEVELAASEEPSRAAAIAARYADAFPLAYRTGSGPAEAARDIAVLRTLSGARAPKRAVRLYRQPHEAALRLKLYQREGAIVLSDAVPVLENFGFRVLEEVPTPLNKGKLGYIHDFLVSHPADSSVEDLLARSATIEQSLAAVLNGGAEDDAFNRLIVATGLTAIEANWLRAFYRYLRQAGMTFGIGTAVDALKNAPEVTRGLVDAFAVRHDPAQDTDRETAFAAAEERIKTGLAGVAAINDDRLLRSFRALVTAILRTNAFASAAAEALAFKIDSSLVPGLPKPVPWREIFVYSPRVEGIHLRAGPVARGGLRWSDRRDDFRTEVLGLMKAQRVKNAVIVPTGAKGGFYPKQLPDPVKDREGWLAEGKASYQVFIRTLLSLTDNIVDGNVVHPARVVVRDGDDPYFVVAADKGTATFSDVANAIAESKDFWLDDAFASGGSKGYDHKAMGITARGAWLSVRRHFLEMGVDVQTQPVRVAGCGDMSGDVFGNGMLLSKALKLVAAFDHRHIFFDPDPDPAKSWDERARMFALPRSSWEDYDKSLISEGGGVFPRSMKAIPLSPQVQAMLGTDAVEMDPESLISAILRAEVDLLWFGGIGTYVKASGQNNIDVGDPANDGLRVSANELRVKVIGEGANLGTTQAARIEFALHGGAINTDFIDNSAGVDCSDNEVNIKIALAAAKRAGKLTEEARVELLAEMTDEVAHLVLEDNRLQALALSIGGRGGADSMPAWSRLIDVLEEGGDLDRKTEGLAGAEDLARRAAAGQGLTRPELAVLLSSSKLVLQRELEESAVVDDPVLEEELIAAFPAQMREAFETEITHHRLRREIIATKLANRIINRLGPVHPFELCEEEGCSLAQVAAAFVAAERLLDLRATWALLDEAVMPEQLRLGLFERVARGLRGHIADVLRAGRGSVQPDALIEDLFGGVALLSHTAAQLLRGEAQAQAKVMADELAAAGVPAEIAARLVHLYDMDGAIGLAHLAGELNVDAGALTGAFADLGAALGLDWAQQVARRMNPSDPWERLLVAGLARDFQQMRLDFLARSRGDKPDAFVAQWLEVNAPAVRQFRSLVNRAQAAANVGPAMLAQVASQARTLLAR, from the coding sequence ATGGCGTCAACGACCGCAACCACCACGTCCGCCGCCGATGCCGTGGCGGCACCCCCTTCCGACCAGCTTTCGCTTGCCTTGGCAGAGCGCTTTGCCGCCGCGCTGCTGCCCGATGAAGCGCGCGATTTCGATCCGGTGCGACTGGCCGAAGCGGCGCGCTTTGTCACAGCCGCAGCCGCGGTGCGCAAGGGCAGCGATCCGGCGATCACGATGGAAAGCGTCAGCGGATCGGAAAGCGGCGGGCGGCACCTGCGGATTGCGGTGGTGAACGATGACATGCCGTTTCTGGTCGATTCGATTGCGTCGACCATGACTGCACAAGGCCTGACCATTGACCGGCTGGTGCATCCCGTGGTGGCGGTGCGCCGCGATGCCGAGGGACGGTTGAGCGAATTTCCCGCAGGTGACGCTGCGGGTGAGCGGCGCGAATCCATCGTCTATCTGGAAACTGAACGCGCCGATGCGCGCCAGCGCCGGGTGCTGCTGGGCGCGCTGGAGGAAACGCTGGCCGATGTGCGGGCGGCGGTGGCCGACTGGTCGCAGATGCAGGCGGCGATGCGCGATGATGCCGCCACGCTGGCCGACCCGGAGGGTGCAGCGCTGCTGCGCTGGCTGGCCGACGGCATGTTGACGCAACTGGGCTGTGTGGTGCGCCACCGCGACGGTACGCAGGAGCGACCGTTGGGCGTGTGCCGGACCAGTGCGCCGGAATTGATGGCCGACGCTTCGTTCGAACGCGCATTCCGCTGGTTTGAAGCTGGCGGTGCCGGGGGCGAAGGCCGTGCGCCGCTGATCGTCAAGGCCAACCACATTGCCAATGTCCATCGCCGCGTGCCGCTGGACCTGTTCATCGTGCCGCGCATGGAAGGCGGACAGGTGGTGGCGCTGTCGGTTCATGCCGGGGTGTGGACCAGTGCCGCGCTGGCCGCCACACCTGACCGTGTGCCGCGTTTGCGCACCCAGCTTGCGGCATTGATGGACAAGTTCGGCTTTTCGCCCAACGGCCATGCCGGAAAGGCACTGGTCCATGCGATGACCGCGCTGCCGCACGACCTGCTTATCAGCTTTGCCGATGCCGATCTGGAACGGGTGGCGACCGCGATGATGAGCCTGGTGGATCGGCCCCGCCCGCGTCTGGCGCTGGTGGAAGCGCCTTTGGCGCGCCACCTGTTCGCCTTTGTCTGGTTGCCGCGCGATGCGCTGTCCACGCAGGTACGGCTGGCAATCCGCGACATGCTGGAAGCGGCGGCGGGCGCGCAAGTGCTGGACTGGGCCTTGCAGGTGGAAGGCAGCACGCTGGCCATGCTGCGCTTTGTGCTGGACGTGCGCGAACGCGATGCGCGCGCGGATGAGGATGCGCTGGACCTGCAATTGCAAGCCATGGTGCGCGGCTGGACAGGCGCGGTGGAAGTGGAGCTGGCGGCATCGGAAGAACCATCGCGCGCCGCTGCCATTGCTGCGCGTTATGCCGATGCGTTTCCGCTGGCCTATCGCACCGGGTCCGGCCCGGCCGAGGCTGCGCGCGACATTGCCGTATTGCGCACGCTGAGCGGTGCCCGCGCGCCAAAGCGGGCGGTGCGGCTTTATCGTCAGCCGCATGAAGCGGCACTGCGGTTGAAGCTGTATCAGCGCGAAGGCGCGATCGTGCTGTCCGATGCCGTGCCGGTGCTGGAAAACTTCGGCTTCCGCGTGCTGGAAGAAGTGCCCACTCCGCTGAACAAGGGCAAGCTGGGCTATATCCATGATTTTCTGGTGTCGCACCCGGCGGACAGCAGCGTGGAAGATCTGCTGGCGCGCAGCGCCACCATTGAACAATCGCTGGCCGCCGTGCTGAACGGCGGGGCAGAGGACGATGCGTTCAACCGGTTGATCGTGGCCACTGGGCTGACGGCGATTGAGGCCAACTGGCTGCGCGCGTTCTATCGTTATCTGCGGCAGGCGGGCATGACGTTTGGTATTGGCACCGCGGTTGATGCCTTGAAGAACGCGCCTGAAGTGACGCGCGGATTGGTGGATGCCTTTGCCGTGCGCCATGATCCTGCGCAGGATACAGACCGCGAGACAGCCTTTGCCGCAGCGGAAGAGCGGATCAAGACTGGGCTGGCAGGGGTTGCCGCGATCAACGATGACCGGTTGCTGCGCAGTTTCCGCGCGCTGGTGACCGCAATTTTGCGTACCAATGCCTTTGCCTCGGCAGCGGCGGAAGCGCTGGCATTCAAGATTGATTCCAGCCTTGTACCGGGCCTGCCCAAGCCGGTGCCATGGCGTGAAATTTTCGTCTATTCGCCGCGTGTGGAAGGCATTCACTTGCGCGCCGGGCCGGTGGCCCGCGGGGGCCTGCGCTGGTCTGACCGGCGTGACGATTTCCGCACCGAAGTACTTGGCCTGATGAAAGCGCAGCGCGTGAAGAACGCGGTGATCGTGCCGACCGGGGCCAAGGGCGGGTTTTATCCCAAGCAGTTGCCCGACCCTGTAAAGGACCGCGAAGGCTGGCTGGCCGAGGGCAAGGCCAGCTATCAGGTGTTTATCCGCACGCTGCTGTCGCTGACCGACAATATCGTGGACGGCAACGTGGTGCATCCGGCGCGGGTTGTGGTGCGCGATGGGGATGACCCCTATTTCGTGGTGGCGGCGGACAAGGGCACGGCGACGTTCTCTGACGTGGCCAATGCGATCGCCGAATCGAAGGACTTCTGGCTGGACGATGCTTTCGCCAGCGGTGGGTCGAAGGGATACGACCACAAGGCGATGGGCATTACCGCGCGCGGGGCATGGCTTTCCGTGCGGCGGCATTTCCTGGAAATGGGCGTCGATGTGCAGACGCAGCCGGTTCGCGTGGCAGGTTGCGGCGATATGTCGGGCGACGTGTTCGGCAACGGCATGTTGCTGTCCAAGGCGCTGAAGCTGGTCGCGGCGTTTGACCACCGCCACATCTTCTTTGACCCCGATCCCGATCCGGCAAAAAGCTGGGACGAACGCGCGCGCATGTTCGCGCTGCCGCGGTCCAGCTGGGAGGATTATGACAAGAGCCTGATTTCCGAGGGCGGCGGGGTGTTCCCGCGTTCGATGAAGGCCATTCCATTGTCGCCACAAGTGCAGGCCATGCTGGGCACCGATGCGGTCGAGATGGACCCCGAATCGCTGATTTCGGCCATCCTTCGGGCAGAGGTAGACCTGCTGTGGTTTGGCGGCATCGGGACATATGTAAAGGCCAGCGGCCAGAACAATATCGATGTGGGCGACCCGGCGAATGACGGTTTGCGGGTTTCGGCCAACGAACTGCGGGTAAAGGTGATTGGCGAAGGTGCGAACCTTGGCACGACACAGGCCGCGCGCATTGAATTTGCGCTGCATGGTGGGGCGATCAACACCGACTTCATCGACAATTCGGCGGGCGTCGATTGTTCGGACAATGAAGTGAACATCAAGATCGCGCTGGCGGCGGCCAAACGGGCAGGTAAGTTGACCGAAGAGGCGCGCGTCGAACTGCTGGCCGAAATGACCGACGAGGTGGCGCATCTGGTGCTGGAGGATAACCGGCTTCAGGCGCTGGCGCTGTCCATCGGCGGGCGCGGCGGGGCGGATTCGATGCCGGCATGGTCGCGCCTGATCGACGTGCTGGAAGAAGGCGGCGATCTGGACCGCAAGACCGAAGGGCTGGCAGGGGCGGAAGACCTTGCCCGGCGCGCGGCAGCGGGACAGGGGCTGACCCGGCCCGAACTGGCAGTGCTGCTGTCGAGCAGCAAGCTGGTGCTGCAGCGCGAACTGGAAGAAAGCGCGGTGGTGGACGATCCTGTTCTGGAAGAAGAACTGATCGCCGCGTTCCCGGCGCAGATGCGCGAGGCGTTCGAGACCGAGATTACGCATCACCGGCTGCGGCGTGAAATCATCGCCACCAAGCTGGCCAACCGCATCATCAACCGGCTGGGTCCGGTGCATCCGTTTGAACTGTGCGAGGAAGAAGGCTGTTCGCTGGCGCAAGTGGCGGCGGCGTTTGTGGCGGCGGAGCGGTTGCTGGATTTGCGCGCGACCTGGGCCTTGCTGGACGAAGCGGTGATGCCCGAACAGTTGCGGCTGGGGCTGTTTGAACGTGTGGCGCGGGGCTTGCGCGGGCATATTGCCGATGTGCTGCGCGCCGGGCGCGGATCGGTGCAGCCCGATGCGCTGATCGAAGACCTGTTCGGCGGGGTGGCGCTGTTGTCGCATACGGCGGCGCAATTGCTGCGCGGTGAAGCGCAGGCGCAGGCCAAGGTCATGGCCGACGAACTGGCGGCGGCGGGCGTTCCGGCAGAAATCGCGGCGCGGCTGGTGCATCTGTATGACATGGACGGAGCCATTGGCCTTGCCCATCTGGCGGGCGAATTGAACGTCGATGCGGGCGCGCTGACCGGGGCCTTTGCCGATCTGGGTGCGGCGCTGGGGCTGGACTGGGCGCAGCAGGTGGCGCGGCGGATGAACCCCTCCGACCCGTGGGAGCGGCTGCTGGTGGCGGGCCTTGCGCGCGATTTCCAGCAGATGCGGCTGGACTTTCTGGCGCGGTCGCGCGGGGACAAGCCCGATGCCTTTGTCGCGCAATGGCTTGAGGTCAATGCGCCTGCGGTGCGGCAGTTCCGCAGCCTGGTGAACCGGGCGCAGGCGGCGGCCAATGTCGGCCCGGCCATGCTGGCGCAAGTGGCCAGTCAGGCACGGACACTGCTGGCGCGGTGA
- a CDS encoding tetratricopeptide repeat protein, translating to MIDLPAPPFAVEMAQDAALMQIGPGTMPMRPSDLPIPRKRKQAETDAAAGLVRPDLPERDRLAECLAKAASNPDAAMVEVQTWLAESRDTGQQVRANQCLGMLRANAGDFDGAQEAFSQAIVGVPKEQEVGAVPLMAMAGNAALAGGKAEVALGWFDRALAVTGYADNAALGAVQADRSRALVALGRMAEAGGALDEAHRLAPEDPEGWLLSATLARRQDELDRAQRDIEIAAKYAPRDPQVGLEAGVIAVLGGRDDAARKSWESVVAADPDGPAGKVAKGYLEQLGPAPTLVAPVKPEKPAP from the coding sequence ATGATCGATCTGCCCGCGCCCCCGTTCGCCGTTGAAATGGCGCAGGACGCCGCGCTGATGCAGATTGGTCCTGGCACCATGCCCATGCGCCCATCTGATCTGCCGATCCCGCGCAAGCGCAAACAGGCCGAAACTGATGCGGCGGCGGGGCTTGTGCGTCCTGACCTGCCCGAACGTGACCGGCTGGCCGAATGTCTGGCCAAGGCCGCCAGCAATCCTGACGCCGCCATGGTCGAAGTGCAGACCTGGCTGGCCGAAAGCCGTGACACCGGCCAACAGGTGCGCGCCAACCAGTGTCTGGGCATGTTGCGCGCCAATGCAGGCGACTTTGACGGCGCGCAGGAAGCCTTTTCCCAAGCCATCGTTGGCGTGCCCAAGGAACAGGAAGTGGGCGCGGTGCCGCTGATGGCGATGGCGGGCAATGCGGCGCTGGCGGGCGGCAAGGCCGAAGTGGCGCTGGGCTGGTTCGACCGTGCGCTGGCCGTGACAGGGTATGCCGACAATGCCGCGCTGGGGGCGGTGCAGGCGGACCGTTCGCGCGCGCTGGTGGCGCTGGGGCGCATGGCCGAAGCAGGTGGCGCATTGGATGAGGCGCACCGGCTTGCGCCCGAAGATCCGGAAGGCTGGCTGCTGTCAGCCACGCTTGCGCGGCGGCAGGATGAGCTGGATCGTGCCCAGCGCGATATTGAAATCGCAGCGAAATACGCCCCGCGCGATCCGCAGGTCGGGCTGGAAGCGGGCGTGATCGCGGTTCTGGGCGGGCGCGATGATGCGGCGCGCAAGTCGTGGGAATCGGTTGTTGCGGCTGATCCTGATGGTCCGGCAGGAAAGGTTGCAAAGGGCTACCTTGAACAGTTGGGTCCGGCCCCTACATTGGTGGCTCCTGTAAAACCTGAGAAGCCAGCCCCATGA